The Magnetospirillum sp. 15-1 genome has a window encoding:
- the neuC gene encoding UDP-N-acetylglucosamine 2-epimerase yields MTKRKVCIVIGSRANYSSIKSAMRAIKAHPDLELQTVLAASALLDRYGAVINLIRADGFEPDAEVHMLIEGETPTTMAKSTGLGLMELPSVFLRLKPDFVLTVGDRFETMATTLAAAYMNIPVAHTMGGEVSGTIDESIRHAVTKFAHVHFPASRDAADRIIKLGERPEDVHLVGCPRIDLVAEILEGDDASLSQDLFKTGVGAPLDLDQPFLLVSQHPVTTEYGTGERQITATLEAADQSGLPAIVLWPNADAGSEDVARGIRKWREQGRDKKMHFFKNLPIDVYVRLMKRTACLVGNSSSGIREGAFIGTPVVNVGSRQTARDRGRNVIETPCEAPAILAAIRQHLAHGPYGMEPIYGDGKAGQRIADILATKIVDVQKRITY; encoded by the coding sequence GTGACTAAGCGTAAGGTCTGCATCGTCATCGGCTCGCGGGCCAATTATTCCAGCATCAAATCGGCCATGCGCGCCATCAAGGCCCATCCCGACCTTGAATTGCAGACGGTCCTGGCCGCCTCGGCCCTGCTCGACCGCTATGGCGCCGTCATCAACCTGATCCGCGCCGACGGCTTCGAGCCCGACGCCGAAGTGCACATGCTGATCGAGGGCGAGACCCCCACCACCATGGCCAAGTCCACCGGCCTGGGCCTGATGGAGCTGCCCTCGGTGTTCCTGCGGCTGAAGCCGGATTTCGTCCTGACCGTGGGCGACCGCTTCGAGACCATGGCCACCACCCTGGCCGCCGCCTATATGAACATCCCCGTCGCCCACACCATGGGCGGCGAGGTCAGCGGCACCATCGACGAAAGCATCCGCCACGCCGTCACCAAATTCGCCCATGTGCATTTCCCCGCCAGCCGCGACGCCGCCGACCGCATCATCAAATTGGGCGAGCGGCCCGAGGACGTCCATCTGGTCGGCTGCCCCCGCATCGATCTGGTGGCGGAAATCCTGGAGGGCGACGACGCCAGCCTCAGCCAGGACCTGTTCAAGACCGGCGTCGGCGCGCCCCTGGACCTGGACCAGCCCTTCCTGCTGGTCTCCCAGCATCCGGTGACCACCGAATACGGCACCGGCGAGCGCCAGATCACCGCCACCCTGGAAGCCGCCGACCAGTCGGGCCTGCCCGCCATCGTGCTGTGGCCCAACGCCGATGCCGGGTCCGAGGACGTGGCCCGCGGCATCCGCAAATGGCGCGAGCAGGGCCGCGACAAGAAGATGCACTTCTTCAAGAACCTGCCCATCGACGTCTATGTGCGGCTGATGAAGCGTACCGCCTGTCTGGTGGGCAATTCCTCCAGCGGCATCCGCGAAGGTGCCTTCATCGGCACGCCGGTGGTCAATGTGGGCTCGCGCCAGACCGCCCGCGACCGGGGCCGCAACGTCATCGAGACCCCGTGCGAGGCCCCCGCCATCCTGGCCGCCATCCGCCAGCATCTGGCCCACGGCCCCTATGGCATGGAGCCCATCTACGGCGACGGCAAGGCCGGTCAGCGCATTGCCGACATCCTGGCGACCAAGATCGTCGACGTGCAAAAGCGGATCACCTACTGA
- a CDS encoding N-acetylneuraminate synthase family protein translates to MVFPGIIAEIGSVHDGSFGNACKLVEAAAACGADAVKFQTHIAAAETLRDAPMPPYFKGEPRFEYFNRTGFSREQWLMLRDVCALNKVAFLSSPFSLEAVDLLEEIGIGIYKIPSGEVSNLPLLRKVAATGKPVLLSSGMSSWAELDAAVAALAGGGPACVMQCTSAYPCPPERVGLNILVDMKARYGLPVGYSDHTMGHAASFAAAALGAGVIEKHFTFSRLMYGSDARHSMEPEEFKVFTAGLRDIWAMLAHPVDKADLQPYREMKAIFEKSVVAARALRAGSVLTEADLAFKKPGDGIPAARMNELVGRVMGRDVAADHQFTWEDVQ, encoded by the coding sequence ATGGTTTTTCCTGGCATCATTGCCGAAATCGGTTCGGTCCATGACGGCTCGTTCGGCAATGCCTGCAAGCTGGTGGAAGCCGCCGCCGCCTGCGGTGCCGACGCCGTCAAGTTCCAAACCCATATCGCCGCCGCCGAAACCCTGCGCGACGCCCCCATGCCGCCCTATTTCAAGGGCGAGCCGCGCTTCGAGTATTTCAACCGCACCGGCTTCAGCCGCGAGCAGTGGCTGATGCTGCGCGACGTCTGCGCCCTCAACAAGGTCGCCTTCCTGTCGTCCCCCTTCAGCCTGGAGGCGGTGGACCTGCTGGAAGAGATCGGCATCGGCATCTACAAGATTCCGTCGGGGGAGGTTAGCAACCTGCCGCTGCTGCGCAAGGTCGCCGCCACCGGCAAGCCGGTTCTGCTGTCCTCGGGCATGAGCTCCTGGGCCGAGCTGGACGCGGCGGTGGCCGCCCTGGCCGGCGGCGGGCCGGCCTGCGTCATGCAGTGCACCTCGGCCTATCCCTGTCCGCCCGAGCGGGTGGGGCTGAACATCCTGGTGGACATGAAGGCCCGCTATGGCTTGCCCGTGGGCTATTCCGACCACACCATGGGCCATGCCGCCTCCTTCGCCGCCGCCGCCCTGGGGGCCGGGGTGATCGAAAAGCATTTCACCTTCTCCCGCCTGATGTATGGTTCCGACGCGCGCCATTCCATGGAGCCCGAGGAGTTCAAGGTCTTCACGGCGGGCCTGCGCGACATCTGGGCCATGCTGGCCCATCCGGTGGACAAGGCCGATCTCCAGCCCTATCGGGAGATGAAGGCCATTTTCGAAAAGAGCGTCGTCGCCGCCCGCGCCCTGCGCGCCGGCAGCGTTCTGACCGAAGCCGACCTGGCGTTCAAGAAGCCGGGCGACGGCATTCCGGCAGCCAGAATGAATGAACTGGTGGGTCGGGTGATGGGCCGCGACGTGGCGGCGGATCACCAATTCACCTGGGAGGACGTACAGTGA
- a CDS encoding NTP transferase domain-containing protein, whose amino-acid sequence MSTGYLVFARLDSARLPGKALTDLGGRPLLGRVLDRLRLAAGTRPVIVATSDRPVDDPIAAFATADGAPVFRGDCDDVAGRALAAARRFGLERFVRISGDSPFMDPALCRLMVDLAETGDDDVVTNVFPRGWPPGCSVEIIRTAAMERAVAAMTDAHDHEHVTPYFYRHADRFRICNVPPPEALPLVPLTLDTAGDLKVVRAMMSMAGPKPEAVDIVTLIDIALKCRAREC is encoded by the coding sequence ATGAGCACCGGCTATCTGGTCTTCGCCCGGCTGGATTCGGCGCGTCTGCCCGGCAAGGCCCTGACCGATCTGGGCGGGCGGCCGCTGCTGGGCCGGGTGCTCGACCGGCTGCGCCTCGCCGCCGGGACGCGCCCGGTCATCGTCGCCACCTCGGACCGTCCGGTGGACGATCCCATCGCCGCCTTCGCCACGGCCGACGGCGCGCCGGTGTTCCGGGGCGACTGCGACGACGTCGCCGGCCGCGCCCTGGCCGCCGCCCGCCGGTTTGGGCTGGAACGTTTCGTGCGCATTTCCGGCGACAGCCCGTTCATGGACCCGGCCCTGTGCCGCCTCATGGTCGATCTGGCCGAGACCGGCGACGACGATGTGGTGACCAACGTCTTCCCGCGCGGCTGGCCGCCGGGCTGCAGCGTCGAGATCATCCGCACCGCCGCCATGGAGCGGGCGGTGGCGGCCATGACCGACGCCCATGACCACGAGCATGTGACGCCCTATTTCTACCGCCACGCCGATCGCTTCAGGATTTGCAACGTGCCGCCGCCCGAGGCGCTGCCCCTGGTGCCCCTGACCCTGGACACCGCCGGGGACCTGAAGGTGGTGCGGGCCATGATGTCCATGGCCGGGCCAAAGCCCGAGGCGGTGGATATTGTCACTCTGATCGACATTGCGCTAAAGTGCCGCGCGCGGGAGTGCTGA
- a CDS encoding DegT/DnrJ/EryC1/StrS aminotransferase family protein yields the protein MTDQPIPFGRPLLDQSEIDAVVKVLSGTQFVHGPVTKQFEEEFARRAGARHAISVSSCTAGLHLSLFVKGIKAGDKVAVPAMTHVATAHSVEYCGATPVFIDVQAETGNMDPDLLDLTAQDGLSAVTVVHYLGLPCDMDRINAIAARANAFVIEDCALAIDATYGDRKAGTLGLTGSFSFYPVKHMTTIEGGMITTNDDHMAELLRAQRAFGYDRGLGERAVPGMYDVTRLGYNYRMNEVEAAVGLTQLGKLDGFQAARARNYAALKAALADIAEITVFEPSHGPARSAHYCLNAILPKDGSVDRFEVVSRLNAQGIGTSVHYPQAVPLFSYYREKYGYRSGQFPVAEWLGAQTISLPVGPHVPEGYERRIAAAMKEAVRAARAP from the coding sequence ATGACCGATCAGCCCATTCCCTTCGGCCGCCCCCTGCTGGACCAAAGCGAAATCGACGCAGTGGTCAAGGTGCTGTCCGGCACCCAGTTCGTCCACGGCCCGGTGACCAAGCAGTTCGAGGAGGAATTCGCCCGCCGTGCCGGCGCCAGGCACGCCATCAGCGTGTCGTCTTGCACCGCCGGCCTGCACCTGTCGCTGTTCGTCAAGGGCATCAAGGCGGGCGACAAGGTCGCGGTGCCGGCCATGACCCATGTGGCCACCGCCCATTCCGTGGAATATTGCGGCGCCACTCCGGTCTTCATCGATGTCCAGGCCGAGACCGGCAACATGGACCCCGATCTGCTGGACCTGACCGCCCAGGACGGCCTGTCGGCGGTGACCGTGGTCCATTATCTGGGCCTGCCCTGCGACATGGACCGCATCAACGCCATCGCCGCCCGCGCCAACGCCTTCGTCATCGAGGACTGCGCCCTGGCCATCGACGCCACCTATGGCGACCGCAAGGCCGGGACCCTGGGCCTCACCGGCTCGTTTTCGTTCTACCCGGTCAAGCACATGACCACCATCGAAGGCGGCATGATCACCACCAACGACGACCACATGGCCGAACTGCTGCGCGCCCAGCGCGCCTTCGGCTATGACCGTGGCCTGGGCGAGCGCGCCGTGCCCGGCATGTATGACGTCACCCGCCTGGGCTACAATTACCGCATGAACGAGGTCGAGGCCGCCGTGGGCCTGACCCAGCTGGGCAAGCTGGACGGCTTCCAGGCCGCCCGCGCCCGCAATTACGCCGCCCTGAAGGCGGCCCTGGCCGACATCGCCGAGATCACCGTGTTCGAGCCCAGCCACGGCCCGGCCCGCTCGGCCCATTACTGCCTGAACGCCATCCTGCCCAAGGACGGCAGCGTCGACCGCTTCGAGGTGGTGTCGCGCCTGAACGCCCAGGGCATCGGCACCAGCGTCCATTACCCCCAGGCGGTGCCGCTGTTCAGCTATTACCGGGAAAAGTACGGTTACCGCTCCGGCCAGTTCCCGGTGGCGGAATGGCTGGGCGCCCAGACCATTTCCCTGCCCGTGGGACCCCATGTGCCCGAAGGCTACGAGCGCCGCATCGCCGCCGCCATGAAGGAGGCCGTGCGGGCCGCCCGGGCTCCATGA
- a CDS encoding Gfo/Idh/MocA family oxidoreductase has product MSKQLRVGVIGLGVGEQHVIGYNRLDNVRVTDVCDIDPAKLAEVADRQDVPGRHTDWRCITENPDIDVISVCSYDDAHAEQCVSAFNNGKHVMVEKPVALRRADAEAVLRAQQDNRRLLTSNLILRQVPRFREVRRQIQAGEFGEIFAMEGDYIHQILWKIITGWRGQMDFYCTVFGGGIHLIDLMRWMIGQEVTEVCGMGSKLLSRDTAYRFDDTYMHVLRFAGGALARTMTTFGPQRTKFHSLAVYGTKKTFINDMPHGKVFTGDQPEDESAMTVGYPAVEKSDLVPDFIAAIREHREPVVNHLDVFRVMDVCFAALEAAEQRRVVPVSYLI; this is encoded by the coding sequence GTGTCTAAGCAGCTGAGAGTGGGCGTCATCGGCCTGGGCGTGGGCGAGCAGCATGTGATCGGCTACAACCGCCTGGACAATGTGCGGGTCACCGACGTCTGCGACATCGACCCCGCCAAGCTGGCCGAGGTGGCCGACCGCCAGGACGTGCCGGGCCGCCACACCGACTGGCGCTGCATCACCGAGAATCCCGACATCGACGTGATATCGGTGTGTTCCTATGACGACGCCCATGCCGAGCAATGCGTGTCCGCCTTCAACAACGGCAAGCATGTGATGGTGGAAAAGCCGGTGGCCCTGCGCCGCGCCGACGCCGAGGCGGTGCTGCGCGCCCAGCAAGACAACCGCCGGCTGCTGACCTCGAACCTGATCCTGCGCCAGGTGCCCCGCTTCCGCGAGGTGCGCCGCCAGATCCAGGCCGGGGAATTCGGCGAGATCTTCGCCATGGAAGGCGATTACATCCACCAGATCCTGTGGAAGATCATCACCGGCTGGCGCGGCCAGATGGATTTCTACTGCACGGTGTTCGGCGGCGGCATCCACCTGATCGACCTGATGCGCTGGATGATCGGCCAGGAAGTGACCGAGGTCTGCGGCATGGGCTCCAAGCTGCTCAGCCGCGACACCGCCTACCGGTTCGACGACACCTACATGCATGTGCTGCGTTTCGCCGGCGGCGCCCTGGCCCGGACCATGACCACCTTCGGCCCGCAGCGCACCAAGTTCCACTCCCTGGCGGTCTACGGCACCAAGAAGACCTTCATCAACGACATGCCCCACGGCAAGGTCTTCACCGGCGACCAGCCGGAAGACGAAAGCGCCATGACCGTCGGCTATCCCGCCGTGGAAAAAAGCGACCTCGTTCCCGACTTCATCGCCGCCATCCGTGAACACCGCGAGCCCGTGGTCAACCACCTGGACGTCTTCCGGGTCATGGACGTATGCTTCGCCGCCCTGGAAGCGGCCGAGCAGCGTCGGGTTGTCCCGGTCAGCTATTTGATTTGA
- a CDS encoding Gfo/Idh/MocA family oxidoreductase yields MALLGAHRRQAAPEGPQVQDRAAPAGIAGDRILSDSSVALGIGIIGAGFGAKVHLPAFSAVPGARVRMLADGGSGRATSVRQAGLQAVSDWRRVIEAADIDLVVVAVPPDRHAAITLAALEAGKHVLVEKPFGADAAQAQAMAEARSRSGTVGAVGFQFRFEPHLRALSAAVKAGRIGAVRRVELSWQSAGRADPATPWSWQNDREAGGGVVNAFASHALDLVQWLAGAPIAAVGRAERQIVIAHRPHGNGRRAVTAEDRVGAELALEHGITAGLDICNCRRDGDGMRITVHGESGTLTSHQRPPFRPQDAQVILEPGGALPIPLPAGWPEGDSRLGAAIGLSCALVAAITGDGTPDYPDFNAGQSVRRVLDTLLAAPCAGPDHGGMDRV; encoded by the coding sequence TTGGCATTACTGGGAGCCCATCGTCGCCAAGCTGCGCCAGAAGGGCCTCAAGTCCAAGATCGTGCTGCCCCTGCCGGAATTGCGGGTGATCGAATCCTGAGCGATTCCTCCGTAGCCCTGGGCATCGGCATCATTGGCGCCGGCTTCGGCGCCAAGGTCCATCTACCGGCCTTTTCGGCGGTGCCCGGCGCCCGGGTGCGCATGCTGGCCGATGGCGGGTCCGGCCGGGCCACATCGGTTCGGCAGGCGGGATTGCAGGCGGTGTCCGACTGGCGCCGGGTGATCGAGGCCGCGGATATCGATTTGGTGGTGGTCGCCGTTCCCCCCGACCGCCACGCCGCCATCACCCTGGCCGCCCTGGAGGCCGGCAAGCATGTGCTGGTGGAAAAGCCCTTCGGCGCCGATGCCGCCCAGGCCCAGGCCATGGCCGAGGCCCGGAGCCGCAGCGGCACGGTGGGCGCCGTGGGCTTTCAGTTCCGCTTCGAGCCCCATCTGCGCGCCCTGTCCGCCGCCGTCAAAGCCGGCCGGATCGGGGCGGTGCGCCGGGTGGAGCTGTCCTGGCAAAGTGCCGGGCGGGCCGATCCGGCCACGCCGTGGTCGTGGCAGAACGACCGGGAGGCCGGCGGCGGCGTCGTCAACGCCTTCGCCAGCCACGCCCTCGATCTGGTGCAATGGCTGGCCGGGGCGCCCATCGCCGCCGTCGGCCGGGCCGAGCGCCAGATCGTCATCGCCCACCGTCCCCACGGCAACGGCCGGCGCGCGGTGACGGCGGAAGACCGCGTCGGCGCCGAGCTGGCCCTGGAGCACGGCATCACCGCCGGGCTCGACATTTGCAACTGCCGCCGGGACGGCGACGGCATGAGGATCACCGTCCACGGCGAGAGCGGAACCCTGACCAGCCATCAGCGCCCGCCCTTCCGCCCCCAGGACGCCCAGGTCATTCTGGAGCCGGGCGGTGCCCTACCCATTCCCCTGCCCGCCGGCTGGCCCGAGGGCGACAGCCGCCTGGGCGCCGCCATCGGCCTGTCTTGCGCCCTGGTCGCCGCCATCACCGGAGATGGGACGCCGGATTACCCGGATTTCAATGCCGGCCAGTCCGTGCGCCGGGTGCTCGATACTTTACTGGCCGCGCCCTGCGCCGGCCCGGACCATGGGGGGATGGATCGTGTCTAA
- a CDS encoding class I SAM-dependent methyltransferase: MQSKPNHDLAVGKIDCCQICGSSHLELVIDLGHQAPCDSLLRSHQLDQPEATYPLRFLRCPECSLAQIDYVVPPEELFYPDYPYRSGITPSLVKNLRSTSAKIIERHGLKPGSLAIDIGSNDGTLLSGFKDLGMRVLGIEPTNIAHIANDAGIETVQSFFSEKLAADIVAKHGHASAVTAANMFAHVASLGDLIRGVEHLLQPGGVFVSESHYLLDLIETVQYDSIYHEHLKFYSLRSMIRLFDFYNFTVADIERIPNYGGSIRVYAVKGKGLPVSQAVTDLLAEEERFGLYDGAVFTRFALQVRKSRQDLQRLAIQVKDAGHTMVGVGCPGRSSTLLNYAALDSELMPYIAEQSTSLKLGMFLPGKHIPIVDEERMFREQPEYAVMLSWHYWEPIVAKLRQKGLKSKIVLPLPELRVIES, encoded by the coding sequence GTGCAGTCCAAACCCAATCATGACTTGGCGGTCGGCAAGATTGATTGCTGCCAGATCTGCGGCTCCAGCCATCTGGAGCTGGTCATCGACCTGGGCCACCAAGCGCCGTGCGACTCGCTCCTGCGCTCCCATCAGCTCGACCAGCCCGAGGCGACCTATCCCCTGCGCTTTCTGCGCTGCCCCGAATGCAGCCTGGCGCAGATCGACTATGTGGTCCCGCCCGAGGAGCTGTTCTACCCCGATTACCCCTACCGCTCGGGCATCACGCCCTCGCTGGTGAAGAATCTGCGCTCGACCAGCGCCAAGATCATCGAGCGCCACGGCCTCAAGCCGGGCTCGCTGGCCATCGACATCGGCTCCAACGACGGCACCCTGCTGTCGGGCTTCAAGGATCTGGGCATGCGGGTGCTGGGCATCGAGCCCACCAACATCGCCCATATCGCCAACGACGCCGGCATCGAGACCGTGCAGTCCTTCTTCTCGGAGAAGCTGGCCGCCGACATCGTCGCCAAGCACGGCCACGCCTCGGCGGTGACCGCCGCCAACATGTTCGCCCATGTGGCGTCCCTGGGCGACCTGATCCGCGGTGTCGAGCACCTGCTGCAGCCCGGCGGCGTGTTCGTCAGCGAATCCCACTACCTGCTGGACCTGATCGAGACCGTCCAATACGACTCGATCTATCACGAGCACCTGAAGTTCTACTCCCTGCGCTCGATGATCCGCCTGTTCGACTTCTACAATTTCACCGTCGCCGATATCGAGCGCATCCCCAATTACGGCGGCTCCATCCGGGTCTATGCCGTCAAGGGCAAGGGCCTGCCGGTGTCCCAGGCGGTGACCGACCTGCTGGCCGAAGAGGAGCGCTTCGGCCTCTATGACGGCGCCGTCTTCACCCGCTTCGCCCTGCAGGTGCGCAAGTCGCGCCAGGACCTCCAGCGTCTGGCCATCCAAGTCAAGGATGCCGGCCACACCATGGTGGGCGTCGGCTGCCCCGGCCGGTCCAGCACCCTGCTGAACTACGCCGCCCTGGATTCCGAGCTGATGCCCTATATCGCCGAGCAATCCACTTCGCTGAAGCTGGGCATGTTCCTGCCGGGCAAGCACATCCCCATCGTCGACGAGGAGCGCATGTTCCGCGAGCAGCCGGAATATGCCGTGATGCTGTCTTGGCATTACTGGGAGCCCATCGTCGCCAAGCTGCGCCAGAAGGGCCTCAAGTCCAAGATCGTGCTGCCCCTGCCGGAATTGCGGGTGATCGAATCCTGA
- a CDS encoding glycosyltransferase: protein MQAKRLLIVVGGVPHPTEGASVVLFHKYIDGFRQAGYDILTLILAQPDNARPERLAEWRAAMEGPKFQVRVAHSPAFVHSGRRRCTFDHAALAPVRAEIEAFRPDAALLFDLASAWAMDGWSIGRRTVWLGDLNFDTYLYHTRYARREGQGNWRHFLMGHWRSWQWKRIYARVLRGCERIVVASKSSEARLARLGLEARYMPYPWPSEPADPAALGPKPAKPTFFFFGQLAGLGSRSAFHLMTEGIYPRLREAFGPGGFEILIGGRGDLPGWVVDGLNNRPELRYLGFVEDLDRVMGGCHAVLAPIDVPVGNRSRILTALAKGMLVVAHTNTALGNPDLVDGQSCWLASTPEEFVDRLRRAVEQTDKSAAVALGGQRVYKQLFAPEVAVPALIRAVAAGL from the coding sequence GTGCAGGCAAAGCGGCTGTTGATCGTGGTGGGCGGGGTACCCCACCCCACCGAGGGCGCCAGCGTGGTGCTGTTCCACAAGTATATCGACGGTTTTCGCCAGGCGGGCTACGACATCCTGACCCTGATCCTAGCCCAGCCCGACAATGCCCGCCCCGAGCGGCTGGCCGAATGGCGGGCGGCCATGGAGGGGCCGAAGTTCCAGGTCCGCGTCGCCCACAGCCCGGCCTTCGTGCATTCGGGACGCCGGCGCTGCACCTTCGATCACGCCGCCCTGGCGCCGGTGCGGGCCGAGATCGAGGCCTTTCGTCCCGACGCCGCCCTGCTGTTCGATCTGGCCAGCGCCTGGGCGATGGACGGCTGGTCCATCGGCCGCCGCACGGTCTGGCTGGGCGATCTGAACTTCGATACCTATCTGTATCACACCCGCTACGCCCGCCGCGAAGGCCAGGGCAACTGGCGCCATTTCCTCATGGGCCATTGGCGATCGTGGCAGTGGAAGCGCATCTATGCGCGCGTGCTCCGGGGCTGCGAGCGGATCGTGGTGGCCTCCAAATCCTCCGAGGCCCGCCTGGCCAGGCTGGGTCTCGAAGCCCGCTACATGCCCTATCCCTGGCCGTCCGAGCCGGCGGACCCGGCGGCGCTGGGACCCAAGCCGGCCAAGCCCACCTTCTTCTTCTTCGGCCAGCTGGCCGGGCTGGGCTCGCGCTCGGCCTTCCATCTGATGACCGAGGGCATCTATCCGCGCCTGCGCGAGGCCTTCGGCCCCGGCGGCTTCGAGATTCTGATCGGCGGGCGCGGCGATCTGCCCGGCTGGGTGGTGGACGGCCTCAACAACCGCCCGGAGCTGCGCTATCTGGGCTTCGTCGAGGATTTGGACCGGGTCATGGGCGGCTGTCACGCCGTGCTGGCCCCCATCGACGTGCCGGTGGGCAACCGCAGCCGCATCCTGACCGCCCTGGCCAAGGGCATGCTGGTGGTGGCCCATACCAACACCGCCCTGGGCAACCCCGATCTGGTGGACGGCCAGTCGTGCTGGCTGGCCTCGACCCCCGAGGAATTCGTCGACCGGCTGCGCCGCGCGGTGGAGCAGACGGACAAATCTGCGGCAGTTGCGTTGGGCGGCCAGCGCGTCTACAAACAGCTTTTCGCTCCCGAGGTTGCGGTGCCTGCACTGATCCGGGCGGTGGCTGCCGGACTATGA
- a CDS encoding winged helix-turn-helix transcriptional regulator — MPPENNEITLGILSAVSRDDRVTQRFLATELGIALGLANAYLRRCVNTGLIKVQQIPANRYGYYLTPTGFAEKSRLAAEYFSQSLQLFRVARQQLDEILRICHDSGWSRVALWGMSDLTEIALLCATDLPVTLVGVVDRAGGQSGFRGLSVATELSGLAPHDAVVITALAGAQEAFDEAASLLPVDRVLAPPFLAVVGAPDRSMGE, encoded by the coding sequence ATGCCGCCAGAAAACAATGAAATCACCCTTGGCATTCTAAGCGCCGTTTCCCGTGATGACCGCGTCACCCAGCGCTTTCTCGCCACCGAGCTGGGCATCGCCCTGGGACTGGCCAACGCCTATCTGCGCCGTTGCGTCAACACCGGCCTGATCAAGGTCCAGCAGATTCCGGCCAACCGCTACGGCTATTACCTGACGCCCACCGGCTTCGCCGAGAAAAGCCGTCTGGCCGCCGAATACTTCTCCCAATCCCTGCAGCTGTTCCGCGTCGCCCGCCAGCAATTGGACGAGATTTTGCGGATCTGCCACGATTCGGGCTGGTCGCGCGTCGCCCTTTGGGGCATGAGCGACCTGACCGAGATCGCGCTGCTGTGCGCCACCGACCTGCCGGTGACCCTGGTGGGCGTGGTCGACCGGGCCGGCGGCCAAAGCGGCTTTCGCGGCCTGAGCGTCGCCACCGAGCTGTCGGGCCTGGCCCCCCACGACGCGGTGGTCATCACCGCCCTGGCCGGTGCCCAGGAAGCCTTCGACGAGGCGGCGTCCCTGCTACCCGTCGACCGGGTGCTGGCGCCGCCGTTTCTGGCGGTGGTCGGCGCCCCCGACCGGAGCATGGGAGAGTAG